A stretch of the Zeugodacus cucurbitae isolate PBARC_wt_2022May chromosome 6, idZeuCucr1.2, whole genome shotgun sequence genome encodes the following:
- the LOC105219128 gene encoding PDZ and LIM domain protein Zasp isoform X6 — protein MAQPQLLQVKLSRFDAQPWGFRLQGGVDFATPLVVQKVNGGSLAEKAGLIPGDAVLKINDVDVFNLRHKDAQDVVVRSGNNFVLTVQRGGSTWRPHVTPTGNIPQPQHNSPYLQTVTKTSLAHKQQESQHIGCGYNNAARPFANGGDGNVKSIVNKQYNTPVGIYSDESIAETLSAQAEVLAGGVLGVNFKKNEKEYQADKSEVLKFLREEETGASTPEPPAPANFYWTQSHAIGGNERRTPLSYNHQQPAQQEQPQNEAVATKLQENDLASNAPQRPSLTSSAKPSISEPADPRVIIMPVCPALQGPEYKAEMEAATAALQHDNGPRPLSACGHPACALCGVGIVGVFVRIKDKNLHVECFKCATCGTSLKNQGYYNYNNKLYCDIHAKLAALQNPPAGTDGYVPVPIKPNTKLSANTISSALNVHGFSDIPVANGGSAAAPPSAPQVEKPAVTAAPPPQASPAPASTAQATTAISSTIAINNQILSNNNSESGQFEGATQGIHEKATVFPSAMLANPSPAQGTGSNDQPFGEYVTLTGSVIRSVVPPGKGANINYKVNQGYARPFGAAPAAAPKSPVAYPPQRSAANPYATLPRTNIGQQGVGGKAAFGATSAPKRGRGIFNKAVAPGVRVPLCSSCNIQIRGPFITALGRIWCPEHFICVNVNCRRPLQDIGFVEEKGDLYCEYCFEKYLAPTCCKCGIKIKGDCLNAIGKQFHPECFTCGHCGKLFGNTPFFLEDGNAYCEADWNELFTTKCFACGFPVEAGDRWVEALNHNYHSQCFNCTYCKQNLEGQSFYNKGGRPFCKNHAR, from the exons gtAAATGGCGGCAGCTTGGCGGAAAAGGCTGGACTCATCCCTGGAGATGCTGTTTTAAAGATCAATGATGTTGATGTATTCAATTTGCGCCACAAAGATGCACAGGACGTTGTTGTACGCTCTGGGAACAACTTTGTTTTGACTGTGCAAAG AGGTGGCTCTACTTGGCGCCCACACGTAACGCCCACCGGTAATATCCCTCAGCCTCAGCATAATTCTCCATATTTGCAAACAGTGACGAAAACTTCTCTAGCTCACAAACAACAGGAATCACAGCACATTGGCTGTGGGTACAACAACGCTGCTCGACCATTT GCCAATGGCGGAGATGGCAACGTCAAGAGTATCGTcaataaacaatacaacacGCCAGTTGGAATTTACAGCGATGAATCTATTGCGGAAACTCTTTCGGCTCAAGCTGAGGTCCTAGCAGGCGGTGTCCTAGG TGTCAACTTTAAAAAGAATGAAAAGGAATACCAAGCTGATAAGTCGGAAGTACTGAAATTCTTGCGCGAAGAAGAAACTGGCGCTTCGACTCCAG AGCCACCAGCTCCGGCAAATTTCTATTGGACTCAAAGTCACGCCATCGGAGGTAATGAACGTCGGACACCGCTATCTTACAACCATCAACAGCCCGCACAGCAGGAGCAACCACAGAATGAAGCCGTTGCCacaaaattgcaagaaaatgatTTAGCCTCGAATGCGCCACAGCGGCCCAGCCTCACATCGTCAGCAAAGCCATCAATTTCTGAACCCGCCGACCCACGTGTCATCATTATGCCTGTGTGTCCGGCATTGCAAGGGCCGGAATATAAAGCGGAAATGGAAGCAGCCACTGCTGCGCTGCAGCATGACAATGGCCCGCGACCACTGTCCGCCTGCGGTCATCCGGCATGTGCATTGTGTGGCGTTGGCATTGT CGGTGTGTTTGTGCGCATCAAGGATAAGAATTTGCACGTTGAGTGCTTCAAGTGTGCTACCTGTGGAACTTCGTTGAAGAATCAAGGGTattacaactacaataacaagcTCTATTGCGATATCCATGCTAAGCTCGCAGCCCTTCAAAACCCACCAGCTGGCACCGATGGATATGTGCCTGTGCCAATCAAGCC aaatacgAAGTTAAGTGCCAACACCATTTCGTCAGCATTGAATGTTCACGGTTTCAGCGATATCCCCGTAGCCAACGGAGGAAGCGCCGCTGCTCCACCTTCTGCTCCG CAGGTTGAAAAACCAGCAGTAACTGCAGCGCCACCTCCGCAAGCTTCACCGGCACCTGCATCCACCGCACAAGCAACTACTGCAATTAGTTCAACAATCGCCATCAACAACCAGATTTTGAGCAACAATAACAGCGAAAGTGGACAATTTGAAGGTGCTACTCAAGGTATTCACGAAAAAGCCACAGTTTTCCCATCAGCCATGCTGGCGAACCCATCACCGGCACAGGGCACTGGGTCGAACGACCAGCCATTTGGTGAATACGTTACCTTAACGGGCAGCGTAATTCGCAGTGTTGTGCCACCTGGTAAGGGTGCAAATATCAACTATAAG GTTAACCAAGGCTATGCTAGACCATTTGGAGCTGCTCCAGCCGCTGCACCGAAGTCTCCGGTAGCGTATCCTCCGCAAAGGTCAGCTGCCAATCCATACGCTACGTTGCCGCGCACCAACATCGGCCAACAAG GTGTTGGAGGCAAGGCAGCATTTGGTGCTACCTCTGCTCCAAAGCGCGGACGTGGAATCTTTAACAAAGCAGTTGCTCCCGGTGTTCGTGTACCCTTGTGCAGCAGCTGCAATATCCAGATCAG ggGACCTTTCATTACGGCCTTGGGACGCATCTGGTGTCCAGAACACTTCATTTGTGTAAATGTCAACTGTCGCCGTCCTTTGCAAGACATCGGATTCGTCGAGGAGAAAGGCGATCTCTATTGTGAATACTGTTTTGAGAAGTACTTAGCCCCTACATGTTGCAAGTGTGGCATTAAAATAAAG GGTGACTGCTTGAATGCCATCGGCAAGCAATTCCATCCAGAATGCTTCACTTGCGGGCACTGCGGTAAGCTCTTTGGCAACACGCCTTTCTTCTTGGAAGATGGCAATGCATACTGTGAAGCCGATTGGAATGAACTTTTCACAACCAAATGTTTCGCTTGCGGTTTCCCAGTTGAAGCAGGTGATAGATGGGTTGAGGCATTAAACCACAATTATCACAGTCAATGCTTCAATTGCACT TACTGTAAGCAAAATTTGGAAGGCCAGAGCTTTTACAATAAGGGTGGCCGTCCCTTCTGTAAAAATCATGCGCGCTAA
- the LOC105219128 gene encoding PDZ and LIM domain protein Zasp isoform X5, whose protein sequence is MAQPQLLQVKLSRFDAQPWGFRLQGGVDFATPLVVQKVNGGSLAEKAGLIPGDAVLKINDVDVFNLRHKDAQDVVVRSGNNFVLTVQRGGSTWRPHVTPTGNIPQPQHNSPYLQTVTKTSLAHKQQESQHIGCGYNNAARPFANGGDGNVKSIVNKQYNTPVGIYSDESIAETLSAQAEVLAGGVLGVNFKKNEKEYQADKSEVLKFLREEETGASTPEPPAPANFYWTQSHAIGGNERRTPLSYNHQQPAQQEQPQNEAVATKLQENDLASNAPQRPSLTSSAKPSISEPADPRVIIMPVCPALQGPEYKAEMEAATAALQHDNGPRPLSACGHPACALCGVGIVGVFVRIKDKNLHVECFKCATCGTSLKNQGYYNYNNKLYCDIHAKLAALQNPPAGTDGYVPVPIKPNTKLSANTISSALNVHGFSDIPVANGGSAAAPPSAPQVEKPAVTAAPPPQASPAPASTAQATTAISSTIAINNQILSNNNSESGQFEGATQGIHEKATVFPSAMLANPSPAQGTGSNDQPFGEYVTLTGSVIRSVVPPGKGANINYKVNQGYARPFGAAPAAAPKSPVAYPPQRSAANPYATLPRTNIGQQGRRVNTYNNYTNNYSTQFKKPIATNYGSNKYATMPVNNSQYNNYYNQGVGGKAAFGATSAPKRGRGIFNKAVAPGVRVPLCSSCNIQIRGPFITALGRIWCPEHFICVNVNCRRPLQDIGFVEEKGDLYCEYCFEKYLAPTCCKCGIKIKGDCLNAIGKQFHPECFTCGHCGKLFGNTPFFLEDGNAYCEADWNELFTTKCFACGFPVEAGDRWVEALNHNYHSQCFNCTYCKQNLEGQSFYNKGGRPFCKNHAR, encoded by the exons gtAAATGGCGGCAGCTTGGCGGAAAAGGCTGGACTCATCCCTGGAGATGCTGTTTTAAAGATCAATGATGTTGATGTATTCAATTTGCGCCACAAAGATGCACAGGACGTTGTTGTACGCTCTGGGAACAACTTTGTTTTGACTGTGCAAAG AGGTGGCTCTACTTGGCGCCCACACGTAACGCCCACCGGTAATATCCCTCAGCCTCAGCATAATTCTCCATATTTGCAAACAGTGACGAAAACTTCTCTAGCTCACAAACAACAGGAATCACAGCACATTGGCTGTGGGTACAACAACGCTGCTCGACCATTT GCCAATGGCGGAGATGGCAACGTCAAGAGTATCGTcaataaacaatacaacacGCCAGTTGGAATTTACAGCGATGAATCTATTGCGGAAACTCTTTCGGCTCAAGCTGAGGTCCTAGCAGGCGGTGTCCTAGG TGTCAACTTTAAAAAGAATGAAAAGGAATACCAAGCTGATAAGTCGGAAGTACTGAAATTCTTGCGCGAAGAAGAAACTGGCGCTTCGACTCCAG AGCCACCAGCTCCGGCAAATTTCTATTGGACTCAAAGTCACGCCATCGGAGGTAATGAACGTCGGACACCGCTATCTTACAACCATCAACAGCCCGCACAGCAGGAGCAACCACAGAATGAAGCCGTTGCCacaaaattgcaagaaaatgatTTAGCCTCGAATGCGCCACAGCGGCCCAGCCTCACATCGTCAGCAAAGCCATCAATTTCTGAACCCGCCGACCCACGTGTCATCATTATGCCTGTGTGTCCGGCATTGCAAGGGCCGGAATATAAAGCGGAAATGGAAGCAGCCACTGCTGCGCTGCAGCATGACAATGGCCCGCGACCACTGTCCGCCTGCGGTCATCCGGCATGTGCATTGTGTGGCGTTGGCATTGT CGGTGTGTTTGTGCGCATCAAGGATAAGAATTTGCACGTTGAGTGCTTCAAGTGTGCTACCTGTGGAACTTCGTTGAAGAATCAAGGGTattacaactacaataacaagcTCTATTGCGATATCCATGCTAAGCTCGCAGCCCTTCAAAACCCACCAGCTGGCACCGATGGATATGTGCCTGTGCCAATCAAGCC aaatacgAAGTTAAGTGCCAACACCATTTCGTCAGCATTGAATGTTCACGGTTTCAGCGATATCCCCGTAGCCAACGGAGGAAGCGCCGCTGCTCCACCTTCTGCTCCG CAGGTTGAAAAACCAGCAGTAACTGCAGCGCCACCTCCGCAAGCTTCACCGGCACCTGCATCCACCGCACAAGCAACTACTGCAATTAGTTCAACAATCGCCATCAACAACCAGATTTTGAGCAACAATAACAGCGAAAGTGGACAATTTGAAGGTGCTACTCAAGGTATTCACGAAAAAGCCACAGTTTTCCCATCAGCCATGCTGGCGAACCCATCACCGGCACAGGGCACTGGGTCGAACGACCAGCCATTTGGTGAATACGTTACCTTAACGGGCAGCGTAATTCGCAGTGTTGTGCCACCTGGTAAGGGTGCAAATATCAACTATAAG GTTAACCAAGGCTATGCTAGACCATTTGGAGCTGCTCCAGCCGCTGCACCGAAGTCTCCGGTAGCGTATCCTCCGCAAAGGTCAGCTGCCAATCCATACGCTACGTTGCCGCGCACCAACATCGGCCAACAAG GACGTCGAGTAAACACTTACAACAATTACACGAATAATTACTCGACACAATTTAAGAAACCAATAGCAACCAACTATGGGTCTAATAAATATGCGACCATGCCAGTAAATAATTCTCaatacaacaactactacaatcAAG GTGTTGGAGGCAAGGCAGCATTTGGTGCTACCTCTGCTCCAAAGCGCGGACGTGGAATCTTTAACAAAGCAGTTGCTCCCGGTGTTCGTGTACCCTTGTGCAGCAGCTGCAATATCCAGATCAG ggGACCTTTCATTACGGCCTTGGGACGCATCTGGTGTCCAGAACACTTCATTTGTGTAAATGTCAACTGTCGCCGTCCTTTGCAAGACATCGGATTCGTCGAGGAGAAAGGCGATCTCTATTGTGAATACTGTTTTGAGAAGTACTTAGCCCCTACATGTTGCAAGTGTGGCATTAAAATAAAG GGTGACTGCTTGAATGCCATCGGCAAGCAATTCCATCCAGAATGCTTCACTTGCGGGCACTGCGGTAAGCTCTTTGGCAACACGCCTTTCTTCTTGGAAGATGGCAATGCATACTGTGAAGCCGATTGGAATGAACTTTTCACAACCAAATGTTTCGCTTGCGGTTTCCCAGTTGAAGCAGGTGATAGATGGGTTGAGGCATTAAACCACAATTATCACAGTCAATGCTTCAATTGCACT TACTGTAAGCAAAATTTGGAAGGCCAGAGCTTTTACAATAAGGGTGGCCGTCCCTTCTGTAAAAATCATGCGCGCTAA
- the LOC105219128 gene encoding PDZ and LIM domain protein Zasp isoform X4, translating into MAQPQLLQVKLSRFDAQPWGFRLQGGVDFATPLVVQKVNGGSLAEKAGLIPGDAVLKINDVDVFNLRHKDAQDVVVRSGNNFVLTVQRGGSTWRPHVTPTGNIPQPQHNSPYLQTVTKTSLAHKQQESQHIGCGYNNAARPFANGGDGNVKSIVNKQYNTPVGIYSDESIAETLSAQAEVLAGGVLGVNFKKNEKEYQADKSEVLKFLREEETGASTPEPPAPANFYWTQSHAIGGNERRTPLSYNHQQPAQQEQPQNEAVATKLQENDLASNAPQRPSLTSSAKPSISEPADPRVIIMPVCPALQGPEYKAEMEAATAALQHDNGPRPLSACGHPACALCGVGIVGVFVRIKDKNLHVECFKCATCGTSLKNQGYYNYNNKLYCDIHAKLAALQNPPAGTDGYVPVPIKPNTKLSANTISSALNVHGFSDIPVANGGSAAAPPSAPQVEKPAVTAAPPPQASPAPASTAQATTAISSTIAINNQILSNNNSESGQFEGATQGIHEKATVFPSAMLANPSPAQGTGSNDQPFGEYVTLTGSVIRSVVPPGKGANINYKVNQGYARPFGAAPAAAPKSPVAYPPQRSAANPYATLPRTNIGQQGLTDIKTNTQATAIVAASAVNAIDTATSQVQCTATAAAAAATATTSFPPPNIIDKNKSNAGLDGSTGVGGKAAFGATSAPKRGRGIFNKAVAPGVRVPLCSSCNIQIRGPFITALGRIWCPEHFICVNVNCRRPLQDIGFVEEKGDLYCEYCFEKYLAPTCCKCGIKIKGDCLNAIGKQFHPECFTCGHCGKLFGNTPFFLEDGNAYCEADWNELFTTKCFACGFPVEAGDRWVEALNHNYHSQCFNCTYCKQNLEGQSFYNKGGRPFCKNHAR; encoded by the exons gtAAATGGCGGCAGCTTGGCGGAAAAGGCTGGACTCATCCCTGGAGATGCTGTTTTAAAGATCAATGATGTTGATGTATTCAATTTGCGCCACAAAGATGCACAGGACGTTGTTGTACGCTCTGGGAACAACTTTGTTTTGACTGTGCAAAG AGGTGGCTCTACTTGGCGCCCACACGTAACGCCCACCGGTAATATCCCTCAGCCTCAGCATAATTCTCCATATTTGCAAACAGTGACGAAAACTTCTCTAGCTCACAAACAACAGGAATCACAGCACATTGGCTGTGGGTACAACAACGCTGCTCGACCATTT GCCAATGGCGGAGATGGCAACGTCAAGAGTATCGTcaataaacaatacaacacGCCAGTTGGAATTTACAGCGATGAATCTATTGCGGAAACTCTTTCGGCTCAAGCTGAGGTCCTAGCAGGCGGTGTCCTAGG TGTCAACTTTAAAAAGAATGAAAAGGAATACCAAGCTGATAAGTCGGAAGTACTGAAATTCTTGCGCGAAGAAGAAACTGGCGCTTCGACTCCAG AGCCACCAGCTCCGGCAAATTTCTATTGGACTCAAAGTCACGCCATCGGAGGTAATGAACGTCGGACACCGCTATCTTACAACCATCAACAGCCCGCACAGCAGGAGCAACCACAGAATGAAGCCGTTGCCacaaaattgcaagaaaatgatTTAGCCTCGAATGCGCCACAGCGGCCCAGCCTCACATCGTCAGCAAAGCCATCAATTTCTGAACCCGCCGACCCACGTGTCATCATTATGCCTGTGTGTCCGGCATTGCAAGGGCCGGAATATAAAGCGGAAATGGAAGCAGCCACTGCTGCGCTGCAGCATGACAATGGCCCGCGACCACTGTCCGCCTGCGGTCATCCGGCATGTGCATTGTGTGGCGTTGGCATTGT CGGTGTGTTTGTGCGCATCAAGGATAAGAATTTGCACGTTGAGTGCTTCAAGTGTGCTACCTGTGGAACTTCGTTGAAGAATCAAGGGTattacaactacaataacaagcTCTATTGCGATATCCATGCTAAGCTCGCAGCCCTTCAAAACCCACCAGCTGGCACCGATGGATATGTGCCTGTGCCAATCAAGCC aaatacgAAGTTAAGTGCCAACACCATTTCGTCAGCATTGAATGTTCACGGTTTCAGCGATATCCCCGTAGCCAACGGAGGAAGCGCCGCTGCTCCACCTTCTGCTCCG CAGGTTGAAAAACCAGCAGTAACTGCAGCGCCACCTCCGCAAGCTTCACCGGCACCTGCATCCACCGCACAAGCAACTACTGCAATTAGTTCAACAATCGCCATCAACAACCAGATTTTGAGCAACAATAACAGCGAAAGTGGACAATTTGAAGGTGCTACTCAAGGTATTCACGAAAAAGCCACAGTTTTCCCATCAGCCATGCTGGCGAACCCATCACCGGCACAGGGCACTGGGTCGAACGACCAGCCATTTGGTGAATACGTTACCTTAACGGGCAGCGTAATTCGCAGTGTTGTGCCACCTGGTAAGGGTGCAAATATCAACTATAAG GTTAACCAAGGCTATGCTAGACCATTTGGAGCTGCTCCAGCCGCTGCACCGAAGTCTCCGGTAGCGTATCCTCCGCAAAGGTCAGCTGCCAATCCATACGCTACGTTGCCGCGCACCAACATCGGCCAACAAG GTCTAACGGATATAAAGACTAATACGCAAGCTACTGCTATCGTTGCCGCTAGTGCGGTCAATGCCATTGACACAGCGACGTCGCAAGTGCAGTGTACCGCtaccgctgccgctgctgctgcaacCGCAACTACATCATTTCCACCACCTAATATCATTGATAAAAATAAGTCTAATGCTGGTCTCGATGGCTCCACAGGTGTTGGAGGCAAGGCAGCATTTGGTGCTACCTCTGCTCCAAAGCGCGGACGTGGAATCTTTAACAAAGCAGTTGCTCCCGGTGTTCGTGTACCCTTGTGCAGCAGCTGCAATATCCAGATCAG ggGACCTTTCATTACGGCCTTGGGACGCATCTGGTGTCCAGAACACTTCATTTGTGTAAATGTCAACTGTCGCCGTCCTTTGCAAGACATCGGATTCGTCGAGGAGAAAGGCGATCTCTATTGTGAATACTGTTTTGAGAAGTACTTAGCCCCTACATGTTGCAAGTGTGGCATTAAAATAAAG GGTGACTGCTTGAATGCCATCGGCAAGCAATTCCATCCAGAATGCTTCACTTGCGGGCACTGCGGTAAGCTCTTTGGCAACACGCCTTTCTTCTTGGAAGATGGCAATGCATACTGTGAAGCCGATTGGAATGAACTTTTCACAACCAAATGTTTCGCTTGCGGTTTCCCAGTTGAAGCAGGTGATAGATGGGTTGAGGCATTAAACCACAATTATCACAGTCAATGCTTCAATTGCACT TACTGTAAGCAAAATTTGGAAGGCCAGAGCTTTTACAATAAGGGTGGCCGTCCCTTCTGTAAAAATCATGCGCGCTAA
- the LOC105219128 gene encoding PDZ and LIM domain protein Zasp isoform X3, with product MAQPQLLQVKLSRFDAQPWGFRLQGGVDFATPLVVQKVNGGSLAEKAGLIPGDAVLKINDVDVFNLRHKDAQDVVVRSGNNFVLTVQRGGSTWRPHVTPTGNIPQPQHNSPYLQTVTKTSLAHKQQESQHIGCGYNNAARPFANGGDGNVKSIVNKQYNTPVGIYSDESIAETLSAQAEVLAGGVLGVNFKKNEKEYQADKSEVLKFLREEETGASTPEPPAPANFYWTQSHAIGGNERRTPLSYNHQQPAQQEQPQNEAVATKLQENDLASNAPQRPSLTSSAKPSISEPADPRVIIMPVCPALQGPEYKAEMEAATAALQHDNGPRPLSACGHPACALCGVGIVGVFVRIKDKNLHVECFKCATCGTSLKNQGYYNYNNKLYCDIHAKLAALQNPPAGTDGYVPVPIKPNTKLSANTISSALNVHGFSDIPVANGGSAAAPPSAPQVEKPAVTAAPPPQASPAPASTAQATTAISSTIAINNQILSNNNSESGQFEGATQGIHEKATVFPSAMLANPSPAQGTGSNDQPFGEYVTLTGSVIRSVVPPGKGANINYKVNQGYARPFGAAPAAAPKSPVAYPPQRSAANPYATLPRTNIGQQGRRVNTYNNYTNNYSTQFKKPIATNYGSNKYATMPVNNSQYNNYYNQGLTDIKTNTQATAIVAASAVNAIDTATSQVQCTATAAAAAATATTSFPPPNIIDKNKSNAGLDGSTGVGGKAAFGATSAPKRGRGIFNKAVAPGVRVPLCSSCNIQIRGPFITALGRIWCPEHFICVNVNCRRPLQDIGFVEEKGDLYCEYCFEKYLAPTCCKCGIKIKGDCLNAIGKQFHPECFTCGHCGKLFGNTPFFLEDGNAYCEADWNELFTTKCFACGFPVEAGDRWVEALNHNYHSQCFNCTYCKQNLEGQSFYNKGGRPFCKNHAR from the exons gtAAATGGCGGCAGCTTGGCGGAAAAGGCTGGACTCATCCCTGGAGATGCTGTTTTAAAGATCAATGATGTTGATGTATTCAATTTGCGCCACAAAGATGCACAGGACGTTGTTGTACGCTCTGGGAACAACTTTGTTTTGACTGTGCAAAG AGGTGGCTCTACTTGGCGCCCACACGTAACGCCCACCGGTAATATCCCTCAGCCTCAGCATAATTCTCCATATTTGCAAACAGTGACGAAAACTTCTCTAGCTCACAAACAACAGGAATCACAGCACATTGGCTGTGGGTACAACAACGCTGCTCGACCATTT GCCAATGGCGGAGATGGCAACGTCAAGAGTATCGTcaataaacaatacaacacGCCAGTTGGAATTTACAGCGATGAATCTATTGCGGAAACTCTTTCGGCTCAAGCTGAGGTCCTAGCAGGCGGTGTCCTAGG TGTCAACTTTAAAAAGAATGAAAAGGAATACCAAGCTGATAAGTCGGAAGTACTGAAATTCTTGCGCGAAGAAGAAACTGGCGCTTCGACTCCAG AGCCACCAGCTCCGGCAAATTTCTATTGGACTCAAAGTCACGCCATCGGAGGTAATGAACGTCGGACACCGCTATCTTACAACCATCAACAGCCCGCACAGCAGGAGCAACCACAGAATGAAGCCGTTGCCacaaaattgcaagaaaatgatTTAGCCTCGAATGCGCCACAGCGGCCCAGCCTCACATCGTCAGCAAAGCCATCAATTTCTGAACCCGCCGACCCACGTGTCATCATTATGCCTGTGTGTCCGGCATTGCAAGGGCCGGAATATAAAGCGGAAATGGAAGCAGCCACTGCTGCGCTGCAGCATGACAATGGCCCGCGACCACTGTCCGCCTGCGGTCATCCGGCATGTGCATTGTGTGGCGTTGGCATTGT CGGTGTGTTTGTGCGCATCAAGGATAAGAATTTGCACGTTGAGTGCTTCAAGTGTGCTACCTGTGGAACTTCGTTGAAGAATCAAGGGTattacaactacaataacaagcTCTATTGCGATATCCATGCTAAGCTCGCAGCCCTTCAAAACCCACCAGCTGGCACCGATGGATATGTGCCTGTGCCAATCAAGCC aaatacgAAGTTAAGTGCCAACACCATTTCGTCAGCATTGAATGTTCACGGTTTCAGCGATATCCCCGTAGCCAACGGAGGAAGCGCCGCTGCTCCACCTTCTGCTCCG CAGGTTGAAAAACCAGCAGTAACTGCAGCGCCACCTCCGCAAGCTTCACCGGCACCTGCATCCACCGCACAAGCAACTACTGCAATTAGTTCAACAATCGCCATCAACAACCAGATTTTGAGCAACAATAACAGCGAAAGTGGACAATTTGAAGGTGCTACTCAAGGTATTCACGAAAAAGCCACAGTTTTCCCATCAGCCATGCTGGCGAACCCATCACCGGCACAGGGCACTGGGTCGAACGACCAGCCATTTGGTGAATACGTTACCTTAACGGGCAGCGTAATTCGCAGTGTTGTGCCACCTGGTAAGGGTGCAAATATCAACTATAAG GTTAACCAAGGCTATGCTAGACCATTTGGAGCTGCTCCAGCCGCTGCACCGAAGTCTCCGGTAGCGTATCCTCCGCAAAGGTCAGCTGCCAATCCATACGCTACGTTGCCGCGCACCAACATCGGCCAACAAG GACGTCGAGTAAACACTTACAACAATTACACGAATAATTACTCGACACAATTTAAGAAACCAATAGCAACCAACTATGGGTCTAATAAATATGCGACCATGCCAGTAAATAATTCTCaatacaacaactactacaatcAAG GTCTAACGGATATAAAGACTAATACGCAAGCTACTGCTATCGTTGCCGCTAGTGCGGTCAATGCCATTGACACAGCGACGTCGCAAGTGCAGTGTACCGCtaccgctgccgctgctgctgcaacCGCAACTACATCATTTCCACCACCTAATATCATTGATAAAAATAAGTCTAATGCTGGTCTCGATGGCTCCACAGGTGTTGGAGGCAAGGCAGCATTTGGTGCTACCTCTGCTCCAAAGCGCGGACGTGGAATCTTTAACAAAGCAGTTGCTCCCGGTGTTCGTGTACCCTTGTGCAGCAGCTGCAATATCCAGATCAG ggGACCTTTCATTACGGCCTTGGGACGCATCTGGTGTCCAGAACACTTCATTTGTGTAAATGTCAACTGTCGCCGTCCTTTGCAAGACATCGGATTCGTCGAGGAGAAAGGCGATCTCTATTGTGAATACTGTTTTGAGAAGTACTTAGCCCCTACATGTTGCAAGTGTGGCATTAAAATAAAG GGTGACTGCTTGAATGCCATCGGCAAGCAATTCCATCCAGAATGCTTCACTTGCGGGCACTGCGGTAAGCTCTTTGGCAACACGCCTTTCTTCTTGGAAGATGGCAATGCATACTGTGAAGCCGATTGGAATGAACTTTTCACAACCAAATGTTTCGCTTGCGGTTTCCCAGTTGAAGCAGGTGATAGATGGGTTGAGGCATTAAACCACAATTATCACAGTCAATGCTTCAATTGCACT TACTGTAAGCAAAATTTGGAAGGCCAGAGCTTTTACAATAAGGGTGGCCGTCCCTTCTGTAAAAATCATGCGCGCTAA